A genomic stretch from Aedes albopictus strain Foshan chromosome 2, AalbF5, whole genome shotgun sequence includes:
- the LOC109402095 gene encoding uncharacterized protein LOC109402095, with translation MFGALNWLITVLVVICEGRHWDADRMLSNERSTLDDCRSRFHELIASGAAAPANGKPALLKEFAHMGAIGWTQDDGKVLWHCGGTLIWMDYVLTAAHCVVDHRNIRPDIVRFGDLNLESDDDDEYAQQSKVAQIYRHPQHRFGVKYHDIALMKLEQPIRLHDTVCPACLWIDPEIRFTEFVATGWGSTGHFEDRTPSLLKVSLKPLESSKCTKFYTSELVRGLSAGLHENHLCAVDEKMDTCEGDSGGPLQVKLLHHTHLTPYVVAVTSFGLPCGLSNPGVYTKIGPYHDWILATMRQSGAVIEDDIFNTTFCALRFQKFREHIYTTPINKTHVYEFNGLTKHIYTDDPPTYLVQLMWNVNGGPRNCYGTIIDENTVLTVANCVHHQGIPASSVSHPEEGVLNISKINVHPKYNPDYGYHNIAILRLEKLYRFINIRPACIDYANVSFDQPNGVFGFGRKDIYYCFDFPECIDSSLIPLIVYVEPKDEETCRLSKEFVPHFPDGITDELICAGTDRFLVPEACDLKLGGSYSEYNKIDTRRLPALDRTIVIFGDLYPPLDGLVQIGRDCGYGEHLLATRLRSHLKWMERVLLPKRATINSVQFLDHSRRVGDSCTDAHNLPGRCTAISRCQRKWKKFELTKEATFCSSTSVICCPNADIDKDAWSNKHSLLMKCPKLVNALLPENNGAPMARIFDSSNRYICMGAIISDRTILTSASCVNTETTLSVQPLGNPKITIQVRQVVKHSSFNTTDYSNDIAILRLPQSMVWNPQLHPACLWNNQTHSPLIVEMLQPFNTTDDTDIEYIELLTMYNSDCQRTHAHPIRDSHICVKYPYREYTCLPSHSMLRWEDAEGVPYLIGLSTDTRECMGWSYMTFSRVTAFVDWIVDNIDDKEIRRSFNV, from the exons ATGTTCGGCGCACTGAATTGGTTAATCACGGTGCTGGTGGTGATTTGTGAAG GTCGACATTGGGATGCAGACCGAATGTTATCAAATGAACGAAGCACATTGGATG ATTGCAGATCGCGTTTTCATGAGCTCATTGCATCGGGGGCAGCTGCTCCTGCTAATGGGAAGCCAGCGTTGTTGAAAGAATTCGCACACATGGGAGCTATAGGGTGGACTCAGGATGATGGGAAAGTACTGTGGCATTGTGGAGGCACATTGATTTGGATGGACTACGTTCTGACTGCGGCGCATTGCGTGGTAGATCACCGGAATATTCGACCGGATATTGTCCGGTTCGGCGACTTGAACTTGGAATCTGACGATGATGATGAATATGCCCAGCAGTCTAAGGTTGCTCAGATATATAGACACCCGCAGCATCGGTTTGGCGTGAAATACCATGACATAGCACTGATGAAGTTGGAACAGCCTATCAG GTTGCATGACACAGTATGCCCAGCATGTCTTTGGATCGATCCAGAGATACGTTTTACAGAATTCGTCGCTACTGGATGGGGCAGCACTGGTCATT TTGAGGATCGCACTCCTTCGCTGCTAAAAGTTTCGCTAAAGCCCTTGGAATCCTCCAAATGTACAAAGTTTTATACTAGTGAACTTGTTCGAGGTTTGAGTGCTGGACTGCATGAGAACCATCTGTGCGCTGTCGATGAGAAGATGGATACCTGTGAA GGTGATTCCGGTGGTCCACTTCAAGTCAAACTGCTACACCACACCCATCTTACGCCTTACGTAGTGGCTGTCACCTCGTTCGGATTGCCCTGTGGATTATCAAATCCTGGAGTGTACACTAAAATAGGTCCGTACCATGACTGGATTCTAGCAACTATGCGACAAAGTGGTGCTGTTATTGAAG ATGACATTTTCAACACCACATTTTGTGCATTACGATTCCAGAAATTTCGTGAACATATATATACAACGCCTATCAACAAAACACACGTGTACGAGTTTAATGGCCTCACTAAGCATATATATACAGATGATCCACCTACATATCTTGTTCAGCTAATGTGGAATGTTAACGGAGGTCCTCGGAACTGTTATGGTACAATCATTGATGAAAATACAGTTCTTACAGTTGCTAATTGTGTTCATCATCAAGG GATACCAGCTTCATCTGTCTCACATCCAGAGGAGGGTgtattgaatatctcaaaaataaATGTGCATCCTAAATATAACCCAGATTACGGCTACCATAATATTGCCATTTTACGCTTGGAGAAACTGTACAGATTCATTAACATAAGACCAGCTTGCATTGATTATGCCAACGTATCTTTTGATCAGCCAAATGGCGTATTTGGATTCGGAAGGAAAGACATTTACTATTGTTTTGATTTCCCAGAGTGTATAG ATTCATCGCTGATACCATTGATTGTCTACGTAGAACCAAAGGATGAGGAAACCTGCAGATTATCCAAAGAGTTTGTACCACACTTTCCAGACGGCATCACTGATGAACTTATTTGTGCAGGTACTGATCGATTTCTGGTACCCGAAGCATGTGATCTGAAGCTTGGAGGCTCATATTCAGAGTATAATAAAATTGATACACGTAGACTTCCAGCCCTAGACAGAACCATAGTTATATTTGGCGACTTGTATCCTCCACTGGATGGTTTGGTACAAATTGGACGGGACTGTGGCTATGGGGAACATTTGCTGGCCACACGACTTCGGAGTCATTTGAAATGGATGGAGCGCGTATTGCTTCCAAAAAGAGCGACGATAAACTCAGTTCAATTCCTAGATCACAGTCGCCGCGTAGGAGATTCGTGCACTGATGCCCATAACCTTCCGGGAAGGTGCACAGCAATATCGAGATGTCAGcggaagtggaaaaagtttgaacTCACAAAAGAAGCCACATTCTGCTCTTCGACTTCGGTGATCTGTTGCCCTAACGCAGACATCGATAAAGACGCCTGGAGCAACAAACACTCGCTTCTTATGAAGTGTCCAAAACTCGTGAACGCTTTGCTTCCAGAGAACAATGGTGCACCAATG GCTCGAATTTTTGATAGCTCAAACCGATATATCTGCATGGGCGCCATCATTTCCGATCGAACAATACTTACTTCTGCTAGCTGTGTGAACACCGAAACCACTCTTTCTGTTCAACCGCTAGGAAATCCTAAAATCACAATACAAGTTCGACAAGTTGTGAAACACAGCTCCTTCAACACAACTGATTACAGTAACGATATCGCTATCCTGCGATTACCACAATCCATGGTCTGGAATCCTCAGCTTCATCCAGCATGCCTGTGGAACAACCAAACTCATTCTCCACTTATAGTTGAAATGCTACAACCATTCAATACAACCGACGACACCGACATCGAGTATATCGAGCTGCTAACGATGTACAACTCGGACTGTCAAAGAACACATGCCCACCCGATTCGAGATTCGCACATTTGCGTCAAATATCCATATCGGGAGTACACGTGTCTTCCGTCGCACAGTATGCTCCGATGGGAAGATGCGGAAGGTGTTCCATACTTGATTGGCCTGTCAACGGATACCAGAGAGTGTATGGGGTGGTCCTACATGACCTTCTCACGGGTTACGGCTTTCGTCGATTGGATTGTGGACAACATAGATGATAAGGAGATCAGACGATCTTTTAATGTGTAA
- the LOC109417650 gene encoding uncharacterized protein LOC109417650: MFGALGWLITVVVVICEGRHWDADRMLSNERNTLDDCRLRYHELIETGAAAPVFGKPALLKEFAHMGAIGWTQDDGKVLWHCGGTLIWMDYVVTAAHCVVDHQDVRPDIVRFGDLNLETDEDDEYAQQYKIVQIYRHPLHRFGVKYHDIALIKMEQPVRLHDTVCPACLWIDPEIRFTEFIATGWGSTGPFEDHTPSLLKVSLKPMESSKCGKFYTSELVRGLSAGLHENHLCAVDEKMDTCEGDSGGPLQVKLLHNARLTPFVVAVTSFGLPCGLSNPGVYTKIGPYHDWILATMRQGGAVIEDDLFNATFCALRFNRFREHIYTERLDKIHVYEFVYLTTHHIYNDLPPKYLVQLMWNVKGAPQNCYGTIIDENTVLTVAYCVHYQGIPASAVSHPEEGVLKISKINVHPQYNPAYGYYNIAILRLEKLYSFINIRPVCIDYGNVSAVPNSVFGFGRRDIYDWDCYDFPECIDPSLIPLTVYIEPKNETTCRLPKEYVSRFPNGITDELICVGTDRFLVPGACDLKLGGTYTYVNKNFTRMSRAIDRTITGRDELYPQLDGLVQIGRDCGYGEHLLSTRIQSHIKWMERVLLPKTATVNAVQFLEQSRHVGDSCTDANGVPGRCTAISRCQRKWKKFELTKEATFCSSTSVICCPNADIDKDAWSSKHSILMKCPKLVNDSLPETNGAPMVRILDNSNRYICMGAIISDRTVLTSASCVHTTTTPAVQPLGNFRLTIQVRQIVQHSSFNATDYSNDIAILRLPQSLVWGPNLHPACLWNNQTHSPLIVEMLQPFNKTDGTDIKYIDLLTMYNSDCQRTHAHPIRDSHICVKYPYREYTCFPSHSMLRWEDAEGVPYLIGLSTDTRECMGWSYMTFSRIAAFIDWIVDNIADEEIRRSFNV, from the exons ATGTTCGGCGCACTCGGATGGTTAATTACTGTGGTGGTGGTGATTTGTGAAG GTCGACATTGGGATGCAGACCGAATGTTATCGAATGAACGGAACACATTGGATG ATTGCAGACTGCGTTATCATGAGCTTATTGAGACGGGGGCAGCTGCTCCTGTTTTTGGGAAGCCAGCGTTATTGAAGGAATTCGCCCACATGGGAGCCATCGGGTGGACCCAGGATGATGGAAAAGTACTGTGGCATTGTGGAGGTACATTGATTTGGATGGACTACGTTGTGACTGCGGCGCACTGCGTGGTAGATCACCAGGATGTACGACCGGACATTGTGCGATTTGGCGACTTGAATTTGGAAACCGATGAGGATGATGAATACGCCCAGCAATATAAGATTGTTCAGATATATCGACACCCGCTACATCGGTTTGGAGTGAAATACCATGATATAGCACTGATAAAAATGGAACAGCCTGTTAG GTTACATGACACAGTGTGTCCAGCATGTCTTTGGATCGATCCAGAGATACGTTTTACAGAATTCATCGCTACTGGATGGGGCAGCACCGGTCCTT TTGAGGATCATACCCCATCTCTGCTAAAAGTTTCTTTAAAGCCCATGGAATCCTCCAAATGTGGGAAGTTTTATACTAGTGAACTTGTTCGGGGTTTGAGTGCTGGACTCCACGAAAACCATCTGTGTGCCGTCGATGAGAAGATGGATACCTGTGAA GGTGACTCCGGTGGTCCACTTCAAGTCAAACTGTTACACAATGCTCGTCTAACACCTTTCGTAGTGGCTGTCACTTCGTTCGGATTGCCCTGTGGATTGTCAAATCCTGGAGTGTACACTAAAATAGGTCCTTATCATGACTGGATTCTAGCAACTATGCGGCAAGGTGGCGCTGTCATTGAGG ACGACCTTTTTAATGCCACGTTCTGTGCATTACGATTCAATAGATTTCGTGAACATATCTATACAGAGCGTCTCGACAAAATACATGTGTACGAATTTGTTTACCTCACCACTCATCACATATACAACGATTTACCACCTAAATATCTTGTTCAGCTAATGTGGAATGTTAAGGGAGCTCCTCAGAATTGTTATGGTACAATCATCGATGAAAATACGGTTCTTACAGTTGCCTATTGTGTCCATTATCAAGG GATCCCAGCTTCAGCTGTCTCACATCCAGAGGAGGGTGTattgaaaatctcaaaaataaatgTGCATCCTCAATATAATCCAGCGTACGGATATTACAATATTGCCATTCTACGCTTGGAGAAATTGTACAGCTTCATTAACATTCGACCAGTTTGCATTGATTATGGTAACGTATCTGCTGTGCCAAATAGTGTTTTTGGATTCGGAAGGAGAGACATTTACGATTGGGATTGCTATGATTTTCCTGAATGCATAG ATCCATCGTTGATTCCATTGACTGTGTACATAGAACCAAAAAATGAGACAACCTGCAGACTTCCCAAAGAATATGTATCACGCTTTCCAAACGGCATCACTGATGAACTTATCTGCGTAGGTACTGATCGATTTCTGGTACCCGGAGCATGTGATCTGAAGCTTGGAGGCACATATACTTATGTTAATAAAAATTTTACACGTATGTCTAGAGCCATAGATAGAACAATAACTGGACGTGATGAATTATATCCGCAACTGGATGGTTTGGTACAAATTGGACGGGACTGTGGCTATGGGGAGCATTTGCTGTCCACAAGAATTCAAAGCCATATCAAATGGATGGAGCGTGTATTGCTTCCTAAAACCGCGACGGTAAACGCAGTTCAGTTCTTGGAACAGAGTCGCCACGTAGGAGATTCATGCACGGATGCCAACGGAGTACCGGGAAGGTGCACAGCAATATCAAGATGTCAGCGAAAGTGGAAGAAGTTTGAACTCACAAAAGAGGCCACATTCTGCTCTTCGACTTCGGTGATATGTTGCCCTAACGCTGACATCGATAAAGACGCCTGGAGTAGCAAACACTCGATTCTAATGAAATGTCCAAAACTCGTAAACGATTCACTGCCGGAAACCAACGGAGCACCAATG GTTCGAATTTTGGATAACTCAAATCGATATATTTGCATGGGCGCCATCATTTCTGATCGAACGGTACTAACTTCTGCCAGCTGTGTGCACACCACAACAACTCCTGCTGTTCAACCGCTAGGAAACTTTAGACTTACAATCCAAGTTCGACAGATTGTTCAACACAGTTCCTTCAACGCAACGGATTACAGTAATGATATCGCTATTTTGCGACTACCGCAATCCTTGGTTTGGGGTCCTAATCTGCATCCAGCCTGTTTATGGAACAACCAAACTCATTCTCCACTTATAGTTGAAATGCTACAACCATTCAATAAAACCGACGGCACTGACATAAAGTACATCGATCTGCTAACGATGTACAACTCGGACTGTCAAAGAACACATGCCCACCCGATTCGAGATTCGCACATTTGTGTCAAATATCCATACCGGGAGTACACGTGTTTTCCGTCGCACAGTATGCTCCGGTGGGAAGATGCTGAAGGTGTTCCATACTTGATTGGCCTGTCAACGGATACCAGAGAGTGCATGGGATGGTCCTACATGACCTTCTCACGAATTGCGGCGTTCATAGATTGGATTGTGGACAACATAGCTGATGAAGAAATCAGACGATCGTTCAATGTGTAG
- the LOC109402116 gene encoding uncharacterized protein LOC109402116, protein MFGALRWLITAAVICEGRHWDANRMLSNERHTLDDCRLRFHQLIDAGASAPASGSPALLKEFAHMGAIGWTQDDGKVLWHCGGTLIWMDFVLTAAHCVVDHRNIRPDIVRFGDLNLETDDDDEYAQQFKISRIYRHPLHRFGVKYHDIALMKLEKPVRIHDTVCPACLWIDPEIRFTELVATGWGSTGHFEDRTPSLLKVTLKPLESSKCEKFYTSELVRGLTAGLHENHLCAVDEKMDTCEGDSGGPLQVKLLHHTRLTPFIVAVTSFGLPCGLSNPGVYTKIGPYHDWILATMRQGGTVIEDDIFNATFCALRFQKFREDIYTRPFNNTHVYEYTGYTDHIYTDIPPTYLVQLMWNIDGSPQNCYGTIIDENTVLTVANCVHHQGIPASAVSHPDEGVIKISKINVHPQYNPAYGYHNIAILRLTKLISFINIRPACIDYDKMWVHQPNGVFGFGRRDIYYCIDFPECIDPSLIPLIVYIEPKTETTCKLSREFVPRFPDGITDELICAGIDRFLVPGACDLKLGGSYSNVNKIIRRALPAIDRTIIVRGDLYPRLDGLVQIGRDCGYGEHLLSTRIQSHIKWMERVLLPKSATTNAVQFLDHSRCVGDSCTDAHGMPGRCTAISRCQRKWKKFELTKEATFCSSTSVICCPNADIDKDAWSNKHSLLMKCPKLVNALLPENNSAPMVRIFGNSTLYICMGAIISDRTILTSASCVNTATTLSVQPLGNPKITIQVRQVVKHSSFNTTDYSNDIAILRLSQSLTWSPQLHPACLWNNQTHSPLIVEMLQPFNTTDDTDIEYIELLTMYNSDCQRTHAHPIRDSHICVKYPYREYTCLQSHSMLRWEDAEGVPYLIGLSTDTRECMGWSYMTFSRVAAFLDWIVDNIDDGEIRRSFKL, encoded by the exons ATGTTCGGCGCACTGAGATGGCTAATTACAGCGGCGGTGATTTGCGAAG GTCGACATTGGGATGCAAACCGAATGTTATCAAATGAACGGCACACATTGGATG ATTGCAGATTGCGTTTTCATCAACTCATCGATGCCGGGGCCTCTGCTCCTGCTTCTGGAAGCCCGGCGTTGTTGAAAGAATTCGCTCACATGGGAGCCATAGGGTGGACCCAGGATGATGGGAAAGTACTGTGGCATTGTGGAGGAACATTGATTTGGATGGACTTCGTACTGACTGCGGCACATTGCGTGGTAGATCACCGGAATATTCGACCGGATATTGTTCGGTTTGGCGACTTGAATTTGGAAACCGACGATGATGACGAATATGCCCAACAATTTAAGATATCTCGAATATATAGACACCCGCTACATCGATTTGGAGTGAAGTACCATGACATAGCACTGATGAAGTTGGAAAAGCCTGTTAG GATACATGATACAGTATGCCCAGCATGTCTTTGGATCGACCCTGAGATACGTTTTACAGAACTCGTCGCTACTGGATGGGGCAGCACTGGTCATT TTGAGGATCGCACTCCTTCGCTGCTAAAAGTTACGCTAAAGCCCTTGGAATCCTCCAAATGTGAAAAGTTTTATACTAGTGAACTTGTTCGAGGTTTGACTGCTGGTCTTCATGAGAACCATCTTTGTGCTGTCGATGAGAAGATGGACACCTGTGAA GGCGATTCCGGTGGTCCACTTCAAGTCAAGCTGTTACACCACACCCGTCTTACGCCTTTCATAGTGGCTGTCACTTCATTCGGATTGCCCTGTGGATTATCAAATCCTGGAGTGTACACTAAAATAGGCCCGTACCATGACTGGATTCTAGCAACTATGCGGCAAGGTGGCACTGTTATTGAAG ATGATATTTTCAACGCCACATTCTGCGCATTacgcttccagaaattccgtgaagaTATCTACACAAGGCCTTTCAACAATACCCATGTGTACGAGTATACTGGCTACACTGATCATATAtatacagatattcctccaacaTATCTTGTTCAGCTAATGTGGAATATTGATGGGAGTCCTCAGAATTGTTACGGTACAATCATCGATGAAAATACAGTTCTAACAGTTGCTAATTGTGTCCATCATCAAGG GATTCCAGCTTCAGCTGTATCACATCCAGACGAAGGTGTGATAAAGATCTCAAAAATAAATGTGCATCCCCAATACAATCCGGCTTACGGCTACCATAATATTGCCATTCTACGGTTGACAAAACTGATCAGTTTCATTAATATTCGACCTGCTTGCATTGATTATGATAAAATGTGGGTCCACCAACCCAATGGCGTATTCGGATTTGGGAGGAGAGACATTTACTATTGCATAGATTTCCCTGAGTGTATAG ATCCATCATTGATACCATTGATTGTCTACATAGAGCCAAAAACCGAGACAACGTGCAAATTATCTCGAGAATTTGTACCACGCTTTCCTGACGGCATCACTGATGAACTTATCTGTGCAGGGATAGATCGATTTCTGGTACCCGGAGCATGTGACCTAAAGCTTGGAGGTTCATATTCAAACGTTAACAAAATTATAAGGCGTGCTCTCCCAGCCATAGACAGAACAATAATTGTAAGAGGTGACTTGTATCCTCGTCTGGATGGTTTGGTACAAATTGGGAGAGACTGTGGCTATGGCGAGCATTTGCTGTCCACAAGAATTCAAAGCCATATCAAATGGATGGAGCGTGTACTGCTTCCAAAAAGCGCGACGACTAATGCAGTTCAGTTCTTGGATCACAGCCGCTGCGTTGGTGATTCATGCACTGACGCACACGGCATGCCGGGAAGATGCACTGCAATATCGAGATGTCAGcggaagtggaaaaagtttgaacTCACAAAAGAGGCCACATTTTGTTCTTCGACTTCGGTGATCTGTTGCCCTAATGCAGACATCGATAAAGACGCCTGGAGCAACAAACACTCGCTTCTTATGAAGTGTCCAAAACTCGTAAATGCTTTGCTTCCAGAAAACAATAGTGCTCCAATG GTTCGAATTTTTGGTAACTCAACTCTATATATCTGCATGGGCGCCATCATTTCCGATCGAACAATACTAACTTCTGCAAGTTGTGTGAACACCGCAACAACTCTTTCTGTTCAACCGCTGGGAAATCCTAAAATCACGATACAAGTTCGACAAGTTGTGAAACACAGCTCATTCAACACAACTGATTACAGTAACGATATTGCTATCCTGCGACTATCACAATCCCTCACCTGGAGTCCTCAGCTGCATCCTGCATGCCTGTGGAACAACCAAACTCATTCTCCACTTATAGTTGAAATGCTACAACCATTCAATACAACCGACGACACCGACATCGAGTATATCGAGCTGCTAACCATGTACAACTCGGACTGTCAAAGAACACATGCCCACCCGATTCGAGATTCGCACATTTGCGTCAAATATCCATATCGGGAGTACACGTGTCTTCAGTCGCACAGTATGCTCCGGTGGGAAGATGCGGAAGGTGTTCCATACTTGATTGGCCTGTCAACGGATACCAGAGAGTGCATGGGGTGGTCCTACATGACCTTCTCACGGGTTGCGGCTTTCTTAGATTGGATTGTGGACAACATAGATGATGGGGAAATTAGACGATCGTTTAAATTGTGA
- the LOC109402118 gene encoding uncharacterized protein LOC109402118, which produces MSLGFCPKSVLRWLFILNCAIHYVFTERHEGESLFLPDERTSLDDCHLRFYQFNLGGGGGIGGLTATQFEYAHMGAIGWIQPEDGKIRWQCGGSLIWDNFVLTAAHCVVDSKNTPPDVVRFGHLDIFSPVGDEFAQQLKIAEIIRHPSHRFSGHYHDVALIRLEKNVTINKAVLPACLWLDDEVRFKRIHATGWGNVGFVGEQSPVLLKMELDPISLEECGKVYNKGTTRKLSRGLADHHICAFHPIADTCEGDSGGPLQVKLVHNMRQTPFIIGVTSFGLICGTSTPGVYTRVASYHQWIVDTMRQRGAAVDETTYNSTTCAHRYVQHREFYEGVVRYREDGGSVELNVFNYMFYWNFGTPWELAKLGWSKGSGRNNCYGVIVDEDTVLTVADCAESDGIMVDQLVEPATVNIARVHIHPHYRKGSSYNNIAILKLSSLLDFANRISPTCIWIEQKWPFRDASVLGTGRRDLVQAVYPDGDFELDPTYGYIRVNSVIRNSTSCMVGDREQSKVAKGITEELICSGYDFYILPEMCNLVVGAGIKRGMWRVERDYSFTLGLSQFGRDCGAGEHMIATRLASHAEWLQSILLPKERNSGNNVQFLDTDLHEDDQCETNSNAPGKCVKIEECSDYWKHVVPRGGATFCSTSNVICCPTPVIDGQNAQNGRTELERCPTVQRDLKPLTDNGSLVQIGFDAKDRYDFRCVGSIITTQLILTSASCFDGKLPLVVRLSVNNTIVPIRAKVQHKNYNATDKSNDVAIIQLMNPLVWDSYIFPTCLWMNQTHTPLVMRLIQLDGDSFSSKFMIPQYNVDCQRAHPFRLQRSQLCTREPYFGKTCAMAGDVLRSNSEDDISYLVGLAQPSGDCKSRQYITLTRISQQLEWIKQALGANCWSI; this is translated from the exons ACTGCCACCTACGGTTCTACCAGTTTAACCTAGGTGGAGGGGGTGGAATCGGCGGGCTTACCGCGACCCAGTTTGAGTATGCCCATATGGGTGCCATTGGGTGGATCCAGCCGGAGGATGGCAAAATCCGATGGCAATGTGGTGGATCTCTGATTTGGGACAACTTTGTCCTAACGGCGGCCCATTGCGTTGTGGATTCAAA AAATACTCCACCGGATGTGGTCAGATTTGGACATTTGGATATTTTTTCACCGGTTGGTGACGAGTTTGCACAACAGTTGAAAATAGCGGAAATTATTCGACATCCGAGTCATAGATTCTCCGGTCACTACCACGATGTGGCATTGATACGGCTGGAAAAGAACGTCAC AATAAATAAAGCGGTGCTTCCTGCCTGTTTATGGCTAGATGATGAGGTGAGGTTCAAACGGATTCATGCCACTGGATGGGGTAATGTAGGATTCG TTGGAGAACAATCGCCGGTTTTGTTGAAGATGGAGCTTGATCCAATTTCACTCGAAGAATGTGGTAAAGTCTATAATAAGGGCACTACCAGAAAGCTAAGTCGAGGTTTGGCAGATCATCATATTTGTGCGTTTCATCCTATAGCCGATACATGTGAG GGTGATTCCGGTGGACCTTTGCAAGTTAAGCTGGTGCACAATATGCGTCAGACACCGTTCATCATTGGTGTTACCTCGTTTGGGTTAATCTGCGGAACGTCAACTCCTGGCGTCTACACTCGAGTAGCTAGCTACCACCAATGGATCGTAGACACCATGCGTCAGCGTGGAGCAGCAGTAGATG AAACCACGTACAACTCAACAACGTGTGCTCACCGATACGTGCAGCATCGTGAGTTCTACGAAGGCGTTGTCAGGTACCGGGAAGACGGCGGATCGGTTGAATTGAACGTCTTCAATTACATGTTTTATTGGAACTTTGGAACGCCCTGGGAACTGGCGAAACTCGGATGGTCCAAAGGGAGTGGACGTAATAATTGCTACGGTGTGATTGTTGATGAAGATACGGTGCTGACTGTGGCAGATTGCGCAGAATCCGATGG AATTATGGTGGATCAGTTGGTTGAGCCAGCGACTGTTAACATTGCGAGGGTGCACATCCACCCACATTACAGGAAAGGATCAAGTTATAATAATATTGCGATTTTGAAATTGAGTTCATTGTTGGACTTCGCGAACCGAATTTCACCTACCTGCATCTGGATAGAACAAAAGTGGCCGTTTCGTGATGCTTCGGTCCTGGGTACCGGTCGAAGGGATCTAGTTCAAGCTGTGTATCCCGATGGTGATTTTGAATTAG ATCCCACCTACGGATACATTAGAGTAAATAGCGTTATAAGAAATAGTACCAGCTGCATGGTTGGCGATCGTGAACAATCCAAAGTTGCAAAAGGAATCACAGAGGAGCTAATTTGCTCCGGATATGACTTCTACATTTTGCCGGAAATGTGCAACCTGGTAGTTGGGGCTGGTATAAAAAGAGGAATGTGGAGAGTAGAGCGAGATTACTCATTTACCCTGGGCTTGTCCCAGTTTGGACGAGATTGTGGCGCCGGAGAGCATATGATCGCAACTCGCCTGGCGAGTCATGCAGAATGGTTGCAATCAATTCTGTTACCAAAAGAGCGAAATTCCGGTAACAATGTACAATTTTTGGACACTGATTTGCATGAGGATGATCAATGCGAGACTAACTCCAATGCACCAGGAAAATGTGTCAAAATTGAGGAATGCTCAGACTACTGGAAACATGTGGTGCCCCGAGGAGGAGCGACGTTCTGTTCCACCAGCAATGTAATCTGTTGCCCTACTCCGGTAATCGATGGCCAAAATGCTCAAAACGGTAGGACTGAACTCGAACGGTGTCCAACTGTGCAACGTGATTTGAAACCACTTACTGATAATGGATCACTG GTTCAAATCGGATTCGACGCTAAGGATAGGTACGATTTTCGTTGCGTGGGATCTATAATCACTACACAGCTTATTCTAACTTCGGCCAGTTGCTTCGACGGTAAATTGCCACTTGTTGTACGTCTCTCAGTCAACAATACAATAGTACCAATACGAGCGAAAGTTCAACATAAAAACTACAATGCAACGGACAAGTCTAATGACGTGGCTATTATACAACTGATGAATCCTCTCGTTTGGGACTCTTACATTTTTCCAACATGTCTTTGGATGAATCAAACGCATACGCCTCTGGTCATGAGATTGATTCAACTGG ACGGAGACTCATTCTCCTCCAAATTCATGATACCTCAGTACAACGTCGACTGTCAACGGGCACATCCTTTCCGGTTGCAGAGATCGCAACTATGTACTAGAGAACCGTACTTTGGTAAAACATGTGCCATGGCGGGTGATGTGCTGCGATCGAATAGCGAAGATGACATTTCCTATTTGGTGGGATTGGCCCAGCCAAGCGGGGATTGTAAATCACGGCAGTATATCACTCTGACTAGGATTTCCCAGCAGTTGGAGTGGATTAAACAGGCTCTGGGTGCCAACTGTTGGAGTATTTAG